Within Bos indicus x Bos taurus breed Angus x Brahman F1 hybrid chromosome 2, Bos_hybrid_MaternalHap_v2.0, whole genome shotgun sequence, the genomic segment agaaaacacatgTCATCTTGACACAGTGCCTTAGACGGAGAAAGCGCTCAGTAACTAGCTATTATCGTGATACGCAATGCAACATTGAGAACAAGACTGTGAAGACTCAGTAACTAGCTATTATCGTGATACGCAATGCAACATTGAGAAcaagactgtgaagaaggctcagtgTGGAAACTCTAGTGGCGGGCAGGGGGACTCAGGTGGGAGGCCGGGGAGTGCATCTGAGGAGATGTTTGCCTTCCTTCCCCTTTCAGGCTGAAGAgggagcccccccaccccaaccccagtggggctggggaggggcatacgtaggggtggggaggggtcttCGTGAAAGCCCCAGGGCTCCTCATGGGCCCAAGTGGAAGATAAGGATACAGTTGGGGGTATACGGATCCTCTGgggactatttttaaaaagttggtcaagaagaaggaagagaagggggatgtTTCTTCCCACAGGAGCAACTGCAAAGACATCAAGCTGGATCCACCTAAGCTTTCAGATCCAGCCATCATGGGGCGGCTGCTAGGGGGACACCATCGTCCCCTTCTTTCTCCTCAGTGCCGGAGCtatcaaaaatacatataaactgTGAGAAAGTTCACATAAAAATGCTTTCTGCATgtataaaaaaaaagactggccATGGTCAGTGGCTTGGGATATGGACTCAGCGGCCAAGGAGAGCTGGTGGCCGCCCAGCGGTAGATAACCTGGTCTGGGTGGCCTGACAGCTGGGACAGCGCCTGCTCTGGGGGAGGCTGCGTTCTCTGGAAGACGTTTCTGTGGAGCTGAGGTCTGGGGTGGGAGGCGGGTGGGGGCTGTTACGGAGACAGTGGCTCCATGAGTCTCGCTGTGACCTGTGCTGGGGTAGGCCGTAGGGGAAGCTGAGGCCCTTGGCCTCAGTGGACTCCTTGTCAAGGGCAGAAGCTTCCTTCACAGTAAACCTCCCAGAGAGCAGGCCTCCAGGAAGTCCTGAAACAGGTTCTGGGGTCCTGTCGTAAGATTGGATTGAGTGGtctggagagcagcagggtacaGTATGACTTCCCCTTCTGAAGGAGGGTTCTGCCCAGAGCTTCCGGAAGGCTGACGTCACCTGGGCAGGGGACCCCAGGCACAGGAGGGCAGCCAGGCAGGCCTCTGGCCTGGAAGAAGACTCCAGACAAACAGGAGTGCTTCCTTGGCACCCCCCACCGCAGGCCAAGGCTTCTGGATGTCTCTTTTGGAAGGGGTGAAGGTAAGGAGGGGGGGAGCCTGTCTTTTTAGCACCCATTCTTCCCTATTGTTTGCCCTGCAAGGGCCGGGACTATTTGCCTGAGTGGGGTAGGTCCAAGGAGATGACCCCAGGCCATCTCTTTTGGGGTCTCAAGCAGCTACCAGAGCCAGGAATATAGTTAAAGACTGTGGTGGCAGCCAGCGCTCAAGGTCAGCCAAGGACGCCCTGTCCACCCACCTCCGAGGCAAACCTTGGATGGCCGCCATTAGCTGACCCCGGTCCCCACGGGCAGCCTGAGAGGTGGAGCGAAAGGCTTGGTGTGTGACACATGGGAAGGCTGCTCTGGAGCTCCCGGGAGGAGAGGCCAATCCAGCTCCCTGTCCAGTTGGGGTCTCACCGGCCGGCAGGCTCActagggctggaggaggggcaggcCGCGCCGGAGGCCCTCCTTCAGGAACTGCATGTAGGTGGCTGTGGACGGGTCTTCAAAGGTGGACGAGAAGCTGAAGACGTGGTTCTCAATGTCCTCGGGCTTCATGGACGTGATGTCCAAGAAGTAGTTGGCGTTGATGTGGTGGACCTGGGGGAAGAGCTGGGTGAGGAGAGCGGGGTGGGGGGCCCAGTGCCCCCTGCAGCCTCGACTTTCCTCGTCTGGGCTGATGACGGGCAGGCTGGGCAGCCGTGAGCACTGCTGCAACCGTTCCCCTCCTCCTCCGCTCACAGGGCTCTCAGCCTCCAGGGCTCCGCACCTCGCCCACCAGGCAAAACCTAAGGCCTTTCAATATcaccccgccccccaaccccgcctCTGTGCCCTTTGACCCTCTCGTCTCTGATCCTACAACCCCTGAAATCCACATTCACTTCTGTCAAAATACTTGCATGCCCAGGCCTGTGTCCCCATCAGCTTCCCACTCCAGCTAGTGAGCGCCTTAAGGGCAGGTACCCAGTAAACGAACGGGAGAGTGCAGGCGACCCACCACCCAGGCGAAGTCCTGTCTGCCCAGCTCCACCACCCGGGGCTCTGCTAGGCTGGGTCCACTGAGGGGGTCGTCCATGGACCGGTGTGAGCTGGCTGATTCCCCGAGGCCTTCCCTTCCCTGAGCCTGAGacagaagcttccctggtggctcagctggtaaagaatctgcctacaatgcagaagatcctggtctgatccctgggtcaggaagatcccctggagaatggagtggaaacccactccttgcctggaggatcccatggacagaggagactggtgggctacggtccgtggggtcacagagtcggtcacgactgagggactgatgcTCAGGGCCAACCCAGCTCCTGCTCCTCTGCTGCTCCCCACCTGCTGAcctcccaccctgcccaccccccaggaCTGAAAGGAGAAGGAGCCGCTTTGCTCAGAAGAGCAAGCGATGCTGAGGCTCACAGGTGGGCGCCTGTTTTCAGAGCCAGCTATGCTTCTTTCTTGTGCGGCTTTTGCCATGTCTCtgaacctttctgagcctcagtttgtaaAAATCACCATTTGTGATCATCGGTCTCGCAAAGCTTCTGTGAGACTCCTGCTTGAGGACGTGAGTGAGTGCTGTGTCAGGGGCCCTTAGGAAGAGCGGGGGTCTTGCCTCTGCCTGGGTGGTGTCAGATCCTTTCTGCTGCCACCAGGCCTGCCACCTGCCACCCCTCATCCCTGCCACGCCAGGGCTGGCTGCAATGGTCTGAGGTGAGACTTCCCTTCTGGGTCACATTCCTGTCTACTCTGCTGCCCACTGTGCCCCAGAGTGCTGCTGAGGTCCCCATTCTGAGGGAAGGTCCGACACCTGCAGGCAGGCCGAGGGGACATCAGGGGATAACTGAGGCTCGGACTGGCTAAGAGACCAGCCAGGAGGTGGCAGAGCCAGACCGGGATGATGAGGTCTGTAAGCCACAGCCCTGGCTCGCTGCTGCTTCTGCCTGCGGCCGAGGCCGGGTGGCGGGGACCTACCACAGTGCCATTGGGCAAGCAGATCATCATCTCCACGGGGAAGCTGTACTTCTCCAGGTGCAGGCCAGCCAGCTTCTGGTGGGATGGGTTCTCCTGGTTGTTCTGCAGGGACAGTTGGGTATGTTCCTGCTGCCTGGGCTCCACTGTCCCAGGGGCTCCCATGGGGCTCTTCCCACCCACCTGCTGCTCACCTGCAGGTCCTCCAGCTCCTTCACCAGGGACCAGGTGCTGATGAAGCTCTCATTGAGGAGGGCGAGGATGGGCGAACTTTCCAGGACGGTCTCCCGGAGAGTCCGCCCCGAACCTGTTCAGGTATAAGCCAGGTCAGGACCCCACATGTCTCACTGGGATCTCAATCAGCAGGAAACCTCAGGGACTACAGAACACTCTGTGCACCCAGGTGAGATGACAGTGATTCAAACAGCGCCACAGAAGAGGTACTGAATTCCTGGTAGCTGTAATTAACATCAGTAACATACTGGAATCCTGGGCTGAGACTTGGTGTTGGGCCCCACCTGGCCCAGGGGCTTGCAGACAGCTTCTTAAATCCACTAAAtactgccccagggcctttgcacagacTATCCTTCTATTTATCTAAAACACTTCCTCCTGTCACTCGACAAACCCTTACTCATCCTTCAGAGTCTCAGCTTGTGTCACTCTTTCAAGTaagccttccctgacccccaGTTACACACTCTTGGGCCACTCTGGACCTTGCCTTGTGTAAACTTGCCACACTTGTGGTGTCTGCCTTCTGCACACACTGCGTGCTCCCTGAGCCCAGGGACCGCTTCTGACTTCCTCGATGCAGGATGCCCAGCACCTAGCCTAGGGCTAGGCACAGGAGGTATCCGGGATGTTTGTCGATTGGCTGGACAAGGGCTGGGGCACTGTTTGCTCCTCTTTGTAACCCCCGTCAGGCACTCAGAGAATTCTGCACCAGGGGGTCTTTGGAGTATTTTTCTGATTAAGTGAAAAGTGTCCAGGCTTTGGCActatttttctctgacttgtgTGCAACACTTTCCAGAGCACGGACACTTTCACATCTGTTTTCACAACGGTGGGAGGTAAAGTATGTTGTCCTCTTAttgctgagaaaactgaggtctggGAAGGAAAATCACTTGGCCAAAGCCTCCTGGCTGAAGATGGCAGAGCTGGACTCCTTCTCCAGAGTCCAGCAGCTTCCTCGGAGCTCAGCACAGCACCCCAGAGCCCTCAACGCACCTCCCTGCCCCATGCGGTCCTCAAGCAACCTCGGGCTCTGAGAGCAGAGTCCCGTGGTCTCAGAGCCCCCTGCGCCCACAAGGAGTGACGCCGCCCCCTCTACCCGCAGACTGGCGGGGTCTCCTCACCTCAGCAGGACTGGTCGTCCAGGGCCCCCCACAGCAGGATTGAGTGCACCAGCTTGTTCTTGGCCTTGGCTTGGTCAAAGGCCTCGGTGAACGGCAGGTAGGTGACCTGGGGCCAAGTGGGGACAGAGAGAAGCTCTTGTGTGCGGCAGGGCCCCACTGCAGGGGCTGAGTGTGATGTgcatgtaggtgtgtgtgtgtttgtagtgGATATACGTGTATGTGCACGTATGCACATGTATGgatatgtgtacatatgcatgGACGTTTGTTGTGTGTGTGAGATGCTGAGCCAGAGCATGGCTCCGCCAAGTTCTGAAAGACAAAGGGGTGGCTCCCCGGCCCAGGCTGAGCCCCACAGGGAGGCAGCCTGAGCCACAAGCCCTGCCTGGCACTCGGTGCCCAGGGCCCACCTGCCGCTCCTCAgctctcctcccagccccaggaAGCCCGCCCCTGCCTGTGCCCACTGTCCCGCCTCACCTTCTTGAAGGGGTACATGGCCACCTCCAGGCGCCGGGCTGCCTCCTCCCAGCTCAGCTCCTGCTGCCACTGGATCTCCTCAAATACAAACTGGAGGGGCTCCCCTGAGGGCAGGCGGCTGTCGATCAGGTTGCCATCCTCGTCCAGGATCACGGAGGGCACCGAGGGGCCCAGCGCCTCCAGCTCCATCTGGGCCAGGGGTCAGTGAGGGATGTCTCAGTGAGGGGCAAGAGTCCTCCAGGGGCCCCGAGAGACCCTCAGAGACATGCCATTCATTGTAGAGGCGGGGAGACAGGCCCAGGGAAGGGCAGAGTCCAGTCAAGGCTGTGTACAGAGCCCACTGTCCAGCCAGGGCTCCACCGTGGGAAGCCGGCTGGGGCCCAAGGCAGCTGCTGGACTCCGCGTGCAGGAATACGTGTCCTCTCAGGATCCTGCTTTGCCTGCCAGGAGCTCTGTCACTCCCTGTCCTGAGGCTCCTAGCCAGCTGGGTATCCGTGCAGCCAGGCTGAGAGACCCTGTGGCAGGGTTCTGCCTCCAAGCCCCACCTTCCAACctgaggcttcctgggtggctcagtggtaaagaacccccctgccaactcaggagatgcaggagacccaggttcgattcctgggtctggaagatctcctggaagaggaatggcaacccactccagtattcttgcctgggaaatcccatagacagaggagccaccgggctacagtctatggggtcgcaaagagtcggacgcgactacGACTAACCACGTGAAGGGACCACCTGTGCGCTCACCTGGGGTATGTAGCCGATGTCCACCTCCATGTTGCTGCTCTCACTGGCCCCGTACAGCCACTCCATGTCCACGTTCAGAGACCTGGAGACGGGAGAGGGCGCCCAGGGCACAACGCCATCATCAAAGCCCATCAGATGTCAGACTTGATCTCACCGAAAGCCTGACGCtggccccattttatagatgaggacgcTGAGACTCAGCAGGGTGAACCCAAGGTCTCAGAGCCACTGGGATGCTGACGGCAGAGCCTGGGACCTTTTCTTTCCAGGCTGCCTCTTCTAAAGGCACTAGGACCACACCACCCTCCACCAACCCAGGCCTGTAGTGTACAAAGGGCTTCTACATCCACGGCTCAGGCACTGCCCCCAACCCATGACTCTTAGAGGCAGCGGTCATCAGTGCCTCCCCCAGCACCTCAAGTTGGGCAGGAGTGAAAAACGGGTACTGTCCTCTCGCTGCAGGcctcctccactgtctccagTGGGAAGTCTGGCCTGATCATGTGCAACCTGCAGATCCACCACATGAGGGCGCCCCAGGACAGGCTACCAACCACCTTGGGCCGGTGAAGCAGGCACTCCACCGCCCCCTTCTGCTCCTTGTTTCATCCAATCCAggaccccacctccacccctgggCTGGGGGCAGACGTGCCCTGGGCTGAGCCCCCGCAGCACAGGGACTTGCTTGCTGAGCAAGGGAGAGGAGGGCCGGTCTTTCCTCATCATTTTCCCATGGGCCCCTCGTTGCCCTCGGTAACCCTGAATGAGGATGGCAAGTCGCTCCTGGTCCTGAGTTCTCTTCCCAGGCTGTCCCGGCGACCCTCGCACTCCTGTCTAGGACCCAGCCGCCCAtctaaaagatgaggaaactgaggcctggaggggCCCAGGGTCTTGCCCACAGCCACTGGTGTTACAGCTGAGACAGCTCTGGGCCATTCGGCTCCCAGCCCGGGTACCGTCCTGGTACAGAGTCACTCAGGTCCCCCTGAGCTTGCCATCTGGGATAAAGCTGGAAAGGCTCTCTGCATCCCCCCAACAAGAGGCTGACCCTGAGCAGGTGAAGCAGGtggagcaggcaggcaggcaggtggagcaggcaggcaggcaggtggcTGGCATTGAGCCCTTCCAGAAGCCACCCCTAGTCCCCACCCAGGGTCTAGGGTAGCAACTGCAGGCAAGGAGGGCCTGCCCCTTAGGTCTCTGCgtgtgctgttccctctgcctggctaAACCCTCCTCAGCCCCCAGGTCGCTGCACAGATGTCCCTTCCTTTGGGAAGGCTTCCTGCACCCCCACCAGTCAGGTCCCTGCCCACCTGCCAGCCTTTCCCTAGGGTGCCAGGGCAAGGTGTGGTCACGGGTTTGTCAGCAGAatgagcaggggtggggggctccaGCTTCAGGGAGGGGCTGCGGGCTGCTGGCTTGGGTTCCAGCACAGAGCTGGCTGGTCACTCCATCATCCCAAAAGCATGTCCCAGGTGCTGCCTGGGATGATGGAATgaccacctccctgcccccaaccacCTCATACTGCCTCCTCCGAGGTCAGCTCCAGGTGCCTCCCAAGAGGAAGGGCTCtggggagagactgaggggggctgaactctgggagctggcggGGGCACACGTGAGCAGGATGCTAGGGTGGGATGGAGGCTCTCACCTGTGGTTGGGCACGAAGAGCCGGAAGTCACGGACATGGGTGGCATCTTTGGAGAGGACGACGTGGCCGGTGAACTGGCCGGGGGAGAACCAGAAGGGGAAGTCGGGGGGCTCGCTGAGCTGGAACTCGGCATGGATGCTGGAGGGAAAAGACCTGGCTGGGAGTGGGTCCCCTGGCGGAGCAGAGCTTGCCTGCCCACCCCCTTCTGCCCCAAAGCCTGGAACCCACGCAGGGATGGCCAGACTCTGGGTGGGGcagagggctgggcagggggcGGAGGAGtgtgtggggcagggagaggggaggcccTCAAGGCGCTGCCCTACCTTCAGGGCCCAGTTTCCCCGCGCCTTCCCTGGAAGCCTAGCTGACCCTCCTCTGAGCTCTCACAGCCTCTCCAGGGGCTGTGTGACCTGGTGTCACAGCTCTTACGCACCCCCTTCCATGTGGATGACAGTGACGGCCATCAGCCCCATGCTAAAGCACACTCAGcacttctcccttcctcctggaGGAAGTCACCCCTTCCCTGGTGCATGAGGAGGaatgtgaggctcagagagcaaaGCTGTTTGGCCAGGCCCGCAGGGCAGTAAGTGGTGGTGATGGGGTGGCGGGGTCTGGCCCTGGCTCCCGGGGCTGTACCCTTCCGTGCTGCCCTGGAGTCCCAGGCCCAGGTGAAAACAGGGATGGGGCTGCCAGGACCCCTCACCGGAACATCACGGTGTAATAGAAGTCGCTGATGGCGGTCAGGCAGGCCACGGCCCCCTGAGGGGCAAAACGGGTCTTCACGAAGGGCCGTGGGTGGAACATGCTCAGGAGCCGGTGGATGATGACCTGCGGGGAAGGCAGTGGGTCCCGGGGTTGGCTTGCGGGGACCCGGCTCCCCTGGGTGAGTGTCGGCCCTGGACCAGGGGTGGGGCCAGACGGAGGCAGGAGTGCAGGATGCGGGGCAGGCCGGCGGCCTTGGGGTCCAGGTGCGGGGCTGGGGCATGGGGCCATGGGGCTGCCCTCACCTCCTTGCCCTTGGGTGGCGGTGGGTAGAAGCGGTTGTTGGACAGGTAGCCAGTGAAGACACTCAGCTCACTGGGGATGATCCACCAGGGCTCGCCTAGCTCCACGTGGCCCTGGGGCGGGAGGAAGGGCCGGAAGTGGCGGGCGGCAAACACGGCACTCGGCGAGGCTGCCGTGGTCCAGTTGCGGAGGCCAGACAGGGCCAGGCGGGAGACCTGGGGCAGGGAGACCGTCAGTGCGCTGGGGCACTGAGAACCTCCCAGGCCGCCTGGAGGTCTCCTCGAGCCCTGAGCCAACCCCCAAACCCAGAAACAGAGGCTCTGGGAGGTTCCTGCTCTGGTCAGGACGGGGTGAGTCTGGCGGGTACCGTCCTGCCAGAGCTGAGGCTCACTtcgcctcccccagcccctagcCTGGGAAGCGGTGCCCCTGCGGCCCCTCGGGTCCAGCCCAGGCCAGACACCTCTTGCGAGGACAGGGGAGTCGAGGCAGCAGCAGGGTCACCTAGGACTGGAATGGGGGGTTCTGGGGGGGCTCTGTGTGTAGGCCCTGACTGCCTCTTCCCGCCTTCCAAGCCCAGGTCCCACTTCCCTTGTGCATAAGCCAGCAGACCAACCCCaggtgcccccaccccaccccgggctTCATCACCCCTCCACCTGCCCTGCTTTCTGCTCTCTAAGCTCCCTCTCCAAGTCTCCTCCCTGCAGCTAACGTCCTGGGTGACAAGAATTCAGGAGTCTGTCGGGGGAGCAGCAGCCACCTTTGGGTGAAATCTCTAGGGTCAGGGGCAGGATGAGAccacagaggagggggaggaagggcaCCGCTACTTCAAGTGTAGTCTGGGCCATGCTGGCTGGGCACCCCGGGCACAAGGCCTCCCTGAACCGTTTCCTCATCAGTAATCCACCCCAGTGCTGTCGGATAAGTGACgggcaggagaggaggcaggTCAGACTACGCAGGCCTAGAACAGGAGGCGGCCATGGACCATGCAGGTCCCCTGGTCAGAGCCCCACCTTCAGTGGCTCTTCCCTGCCCTTATGGGTCACCAAAAGCAGCTGCCATGGCAGTGAGTGCCTGGCCCCGCTCAGGGATCCCAGCCGCCAGAGAGCTGTCCCACCTTTGACAGTAACAagtcccctcctccacctccctggTGAGGGACCCTGGGCTCAAGGAGACTTGAGAGGTGGGGCTTAGGGAGCAGAAAACAGGGCAGGCAGAGAGGGTAAGGAAGCCCAGGGTGCGGCAGGGGCACCGGGCTTATGGTCTGCTGGCTTAGGCACAAGCTGAGATGATGGAGGAGAGTTCTCAAAGCAGCTCACAGGCAGGTTCTCAAAGCAGGGCTGGCTGAGTGGGGCCAGGCGGAGCCTGTCTGCCTGCTGGTCCTGCTCACAGGCTGCGGAGCTCTTGGGGAGCAGCCTGCAAGGTGGGGCCTGAGctagggaggcagggctggggtcttCCAGACCCCACCTCCCCTGTCAGTGCAGGTGGGCCCCTGCACCTATTCTCCCCACTCGGTGGGAGGGACTCATCCGCTTAGACAGCACTCCAGCCCGTCAATGGCGGACCTTCTCCACCCAGACCGTGCTGGACTCTCCCCTGGACGTCCTCAAGGACCTCAACTCCAGCAGTCCAGACTGACCCCACACCCTCCCTACCAGACCCgcgcccctcctccagcccccatcAGGAGATGGGTCTCCCACGCACCTGGCCACCAGCCAGAAGCCTGAGATACCCcaaccacccctcccacccccttcctTTAGGAGCCCTGCGCTGCCTTTCTGTCCTCCCAGCATCCCTCGGGCGGTCCTTCTTTTCCATCACCAaggcctccccttcccccttcctgTCTTCCCGTCCCTCCTGGGAACTGGTcttcttctcttccatttctccCCAGCTGCCAGCCTGGAAAGCCTAGATCTGATGAGGGATGTCTCCTATTTCAAAACACACTATGGTATTTGGCTGCTGCAGAATGAAGGCCAAAGTCAGGCAACTGAGCCCTGGGCCATCAGGCAACTTCTCTTCCAGTCCCACTGATGGGGATGCCCCTACCTGGGGTCCAGTCACCCCCTCTCTCTGCCCTTGGGGTCCTGCCAGGCATCTCCTGCCTTCAGGCCTTTGTCTGTGCTGAAGTGATGGTTCAGCTGAGACACAAAGGCTGAGCAGGTGTGGGCCAGACAAAGAGAAAAGGTGTTCTTGGTCGAGGGACCAGCATGTGAGCTGGCTCACAGGTGGAGGGAAGGCTGGACACCTGGAGCCGTGGACAGCtgagaggagagggcaggggcGTGAGCAGGAAAGGCGGCAGGGCCTGGGGATGCCAGATCCTGGGAAGGCTTGAGACCTTGTCCACAGGGCCTTGGGTTCAGGTGGGGCTGGTTAGGATGGCACTTGTCAGGGTCATT encodes:
- the SELENON gene encoding selenoprotein N translates to MGRTRPGERGPPGSGPAAPPAPPPRRARALALLGALLAAAAAAAAARAFARYSEAQAAARQDSALKTLGTEGLFLFSSLDTDRDMYISPEEFKPIAEKLTGSTPTANYEEEELPPDPSEETLTIEARFQPLLPESMTKSKDGFLGVSRLALSGLRNWTTAASPSAVFAARHFRPFLPPQGHVELGEPWWIIPSELSVFTGYLSNNRFYPPPPKGKEVIIHRLLSMFHPRPFVKTRFAPQGAVACLTAISDFYYTVMFRIHAEFQLSEPPDFPFWFSPGQFTGHVVLSKDATHVRDFRLFVPNHRSLNVDMEWLYGASESSNMEVDIGYIPQMELEALGPSVPSVILDEDGNLIDSRLPSGEPLQFVFEEIQWQQELSWEEAARRLEVAMYPFKKVTYLPFTEAFDQAKAKNKLVHSILLWGALDDQSCUGSGRTLRETVLESSPILALLNESFISTWSLVKELEDLQNNQENPSHQKLAGLHLEKYSFPVEMMICLPNGTVVHHINANYFLDITSMKPEDIENHVFSFSSTFEDPSTATYMQFLKEGLRRGLPLLQP